The following are from one region of the Acipenser ruthenus chromosome 19, fAciRut3.2 maternal haplotype, whole genome shotgun sequence genome:
- the adat1 gene encoding tRNA-specific adenosine deaminase 1 isoform X2, with product MWSADEIVSLCCEHYSTKLPRKGMPESGREWTLLAAVVKIKAVPEEDSASSGEKQKASKEVVALGTGTKCIGQSKMSKNGDVLNDSHAEVVARRGFLRYLCYQLLLAVRGEDSSIFTPGAEKGKWRLKPGLSFVFFTSHTPCGDASIIPMMDREDQPCQPIRAEEPRLTAAPSTPRHGNDKDHMSESEPVAMDLRLKRKPEENNAGSSIKRIKTENSLSRSSFRAKEKGNRVSESQGDSSGQALQKEEATTSEQGPVLSLTAQAEVLDVHRTGAKCVPGGRQDPHQAGAQYHSVGQLRVKPGRGDRTLSLSCSDKMARWNVLGCQGALLMHYLQGPLYFSAVITGRCPYSDEAMRRALISRCSAVESLPPGFTVSSVELQQSQVEFIHSRRLLDENHDPSKGKVTPCGAAISWCAVPDQPLDVTANGSKQGVTKKALGTPQAREKDLKTYWDFKRAAVGYQQAWQALRQQVFEAWIRSPRELLQFE from the exons ATGTGGTCAGCAGATGAGATTGTCAGCCTGTGTTGTGAGCACTACTCTACTAAACTGCCCAGGAAAGGGATGCCCGAGTCAGGCCGGGAGTGGACCCTGCTGGCTGCTGTGGTAAAGATCAAAGCAGTACCAGAAGAAGACTCTGCGTCCAGTggtgaaaaacaaaaag CGTCAAAAGAGGTTGTTGCGTTGGGAACAGGAACAAAATGCATTGGCCAGTCAAAAATGAGTAAAAATG GCGATGTGCTCAATGACAGCCATGCTGAGGTAGTTGCCAGGCGAGGATTCCTCAG ATATCTGTGCTATCAGCTGCTGCTGGCAGTGCGTGGAGAAGATAGCAGTATCTTTACCCCGGGAGCAGAGAAGGGGAAGTGGAGGCTGAAACCTGGACTCTCTTTTGTGTTCTTCACAAGCCACACACCTT GTGGAGATGCCTCCATAATCCCTATGATGGACAGAGAGGACCAGCCCTGCCAGCCAATCAGAGCTGAGGAACCCCGTCTCACAGCCGCCCCCTCGACTCCGCGCCATGGTAACGACAAGGATCACATGAGCGAATCAGAGCCTGTAGCCATGGACCTTAGACTGAAACGGAAACCAGAGGAAAATAATGCCGGCTCTTCCATCAAAAGGATTAAAACCGAGAATTCTCTTTCCAGAAGCTCATTCAGAGCAAAAGAGAAAGGAAATCGAGTTTCAGAGAGCCAGGGGGACAGTTCAGGACAGGCTCTTCAAAAAGAGGAAGCAACCACTTCGGAGCAGGGGCCTGTGCTCAGCCTGACTGCTCAAGCTGAGGTGCTGGATGTGCACAGGACCGGGGCTAAGTGTGTCCCAGGGGGTAGGCAAGACCCACACCAGGCCGGTGCTCAGTACCACAGTGTGGGGCAGTTGCGGGTGAAGCCGGGCCGAGGGGACCGCACACTCTCCCTGTCCTGCAGTGATAAGATGGCGCGGTGGAATGTGCTGGGCTGCCAGGGCGCACTTCTCATGCACTACCTGCAGGGGCCGCTCTATTTCTCAGCAGTGATCACAGGGCGGTGTCCCTACAGTGACGAAGCCATGAGGAGGGCACTGATCAGCAG GTGCTCTGCGGTGGAGTCTCTGCCTCCCGGGTTCACTGTCTCTTCTGTGGAGCTGCAGCAGTCACAGGTGGAGTTCATTCACAGTCGCAGATTGCTAGACGAGAACCATGACCCCAGCAAAGGGAAGGTCACTCCTTGTGGAGCAG CTATCAGCTGGTGTGCTGTCCCTGAccaaccactagatgtcactgcaAATGGCTCTAAGCAGGGAGTGACAAAGAAAGCACTGGGTACTCCACAGGCCAG
- the adat1 gene encoding tRNA-specific adenosine deaminase 1 isoform X1, giving the protein MWSADEIVSLCCEHYSTKLPRKGMPESGREWTLLAAVVKIKAVPEEDSASSGEKQKASKEVVALGTGTKCIGQSKMSKNGDVLNDSHAEVVARRGFLRYLCYQLLLAVRGEDSSIFTPGAEKGKWRLKPGLSFVFFTSHTPCGDASIIPMMDREDQPCQPIRAEEPRLTAAPSTPRHGNDKDHMSESEPVAMDLRLKRKPEENNAGSSIKRIKTENSLSRSSFRAKEKGNRVSESQGDSSGQALQKEEATTSEQGPVLSLTAQAEVLDVHRTGAKCVPGGRQDPHQAGAQYHSVGQLRVKPGRGDRTLSLSCSDKMARWNVLGCQGALLMHYLQGPLYFSAVITGRCPYSDEAMRRALISRCSAVESLPPGFTVSSVELQQSQVEFIHSRRLLDENHDPSKGKVTPCGAAISWCAVPDQPLDVTANGSKQGVTKKALGTPQARSRICKVELFLQFRELVASTLEEQLPDSLREKDLKTYWDFKRAAVGYQQAWQALRQQVFEAWIRSPRELLQFE; this is encoded by the exons ATGTGGTCAGCAGATGAGATTGTCAGCCTGTGTTGTGAGCACTACTCTACTAAACTGCCCAGGAAAGGGATGCCCGAGTCAGGCCGGGAGTGGACCCTGCTGGCTGCTGTGGTAAAGATCAAAGCAGTACCAGAAGAAGACTCTGCGTCCAGTggtgaaaaacaaaaag CGTCAAAAGAGGTTGTTGCGTTGGGAACAGGAACAAAATGCATTGGCCAGTCAAAAATGAGTAAAAATG GCGATGTGCTCAATGACAGCCATGCTGAGGTAGTTGCCAGGCGAGGATTCCTCAG ATATCTGTGCTATCAGCTGCTGCTGGCAGTGCGTGGAGAAGATAGCAGTATCTTTACCCCGGGAGCAGAGAAGGGGAAGTGGAGGCTGAAACCTGGACTCTCTTTTGTGTTCTTCACAAGCCACACACCTT GTGGAGATGCCTCCATAATCCCTATGATGGACAGAGAGGACCAGCCCTGCCAGCCAATCAGAGCTGAGGAACCCCGTCTCACAGCCGCCCCCTCGACTCCGCGCCATGGTAACGACAAGGATCACATGAGCGAATCAGAGCCTGTAGCCATGGACCTTAGACTGAAACGGAAACCAGAGGAAAATAATGCCGGCTCTTCCATCAAAAGGATTAAAACCGAGAATTCTCTTTCCAGAAGCTCATTCAGAGCAAAAGAGAAAGGAAATCGAGTTTCAGAGAGCCAGGGGGACAGTTCAGGACAGGCTCTTCAAAAAGAGGAAGCAACCACTTCGGAGCAGGGGCCTGTGCTCAGCCTGACTGCTCAAGCTGAGGTGCTGGATGTGCACAGGACCGGGGCTAAGTGTGTCCCAGGGGGTAGGCAAGACCCACACCAGGCCGGTGCTCAGTACCACAGTGTGGGGCAGTTGCGGGTGAAGCCGGGCCGAGGGGACCGCACACTCTCCCTGTCCTGCAGTGATAAGATGGCGCGGTGGAATGTGCTGGGCTGCCAGGGCGCACTTCTCATGCACTACCTGCAGGGGCCGCTCTATTTCTCAGCAGTGATCACAGGGCGGTGTCCCTACAGTGACGAAGCCATGAGGAGGGCACTGATCAGCAG GTGCTCTGCGGTGGAGTCTCTGCCTCCCGGGTTCACTGTCTCTTCTGTGGAGCTGCAGCAGTCACAGGTGGAGTTCATTCACAGTCGCAGATTGCTAGACGAGAACCATGACCCCAGCAAAGGGAAGGTCACTCCTTGTGGAGCAG CTATCAGCTGGTGTGCTGTCCCTGAccaaccactagatgtcactgcaAATGGCTCTAAGCAGGGAGTGACAAAGAAAGCACTGGGTACTCCACAGGCCAG GTCACGGATTTGTAAGGTTGAACTTTTCCTCCAATTCCGAGAGCTCGTAGCATCCACCCTGGAGGAGCAGCTCCCAGACTCCCTCAG